The Algoriphagus halophilus genome window below encodes:
- a CDS encoding FIST signal transduction protein, translating to MKSKSIHGKSPEEIQKAIQSAIADDFIPTLAVVFISVVQDRQVIREILSKYDIDVFGATSCGEFVNGHQSNGETALLLMDLARDSYSILLKEIGVQSIQEVVKQVANSALSQYVNPSMIVCSTGVTPTSELFDGITLVQELTEAIGPEKIFFGGMAGDDFTLAGTAVFTKTHETNHGLIVLVFDADKVSLNGMAITGWKRLGISRKVTHSKGKLLYSIDGKPAVDMYLNYLGKGKEGENREFNVLNELSFYYPFIVERESSDDILIKSPMSIDYEENALNMDMEMVEGERFWFSVPPDFDIVQEITDEARKVRNNLGKDADALLVFSCAGREPALGPLVTIENEGLAEVWNSPMAGFFTYGEFGRAKNSPQNFHSTACCWVALKEK from the coding sequence ATGAAATCAAAATCCATTCACGGTAAATCTCCTGAGGAAATCCAAAAGGCAATACAATCTGCTATTGCTGATGATTTCATCCCTACCCTTGCCGTTGTTTTTATTTCTGTAGTTCAGGACAGGCAAGTGATAAGGGAAATCCTTTCCAAATACGATATCGACGTGTTTGGAGCTACTTCCTGTGGTGAATTTGTAAATGGTCACCAAAGTAATGGAGAAACGGCCCTCCTCTTGATGGATTTGGCAAGAGATTCTTATTCTATTTTATTGAAGGAAATAGGAGTACAAAGTATTCAAGAAGTTGTAAAGCAAGTGGCAAATTCCGCACTTAGCCAGTATGTCAATCCCTCTATGATTGTCTGCAGTACCGGCGTAACACCAACTTCTGAATTGTTTGACGGAATAACTCTGGTTCAAGAATTAACCGAAGCAATAGGACCGGAAAAGATCTTTTTTGGAGGGATGGCCGGTGACGATTTTACCTTAGCAGGAACGGCCGTTTTTACAAAAACCCATGAAACAAATCATGGCCTGATAGTCTTGGTTTTTGATGCTGATAAAGTCTCACTAAATGGTATGGCCATTACAGGCTGGAAACGGCTAGGAATTTCTAGGAAAGTAACCCACAGCAAAGGTAAACTTCTGTATTCCATTGATGGAAAGCCAGCAGTGGATATGTACTTGAATTATCTAGGCAAGGGTAAGGAAGGTGAAAACCGGGAGTTTAATGTATTAAACGAGCTATCTTTCTATTACCCATTTATTGTGGAGCGGGAAAGCAGCGATGATATTCTCATCAAATCTCCGATGAGTATTGATTATGAAGAAAATGCGCTCAACATGGATATGGAGATGGTTGAGGGTGAGAGGTTTTGGTTTTCGGTACCTCCGGATTTTGATATTGTTCAGGAGATCACCGATGAAGCAAGAAAAGTCAGGAATAATTTAGGCAAGGATGCAGACGCCTTATTGGTTTTTTCTTGTGCGGGTAGAGAGCCGGCTCTCGGACCACTTGTAACGATAGAAAACGAAGGATTGGCTGAGGTATGGAACAGTCCTATGGCTGGTTTCTTCACCTATGGTGAATTTGGTAGGGCAAAAAACAGCCCTCAAAACTTTCATTCTACGGCATGCTGCTGGGTGGCTTTGAAAGAGAAATGA
- a CDS encoding FIST signal transduction protein, with amino-acid sequence MKAKTINGRTPNEIQKELDECKSQGFIPTLAIIILTNKMDAEELRSIFGKQGVEIFGITSPEKFSEDGITEADILVMLLDIKPDHFKIVLNDYGGSTAYQAGYNAGTSGKNAFANPGFIISPLDFRVSNDELIRGLTDAAGHDTLIAGGGSGDPADFSGVVFTNDASSIGGLLALIIDQDKVAISGLAVSGWKPVGTTKKITKSEGSWAFTIDHEPAMHVIQRFLGKDIVRANAEGSGFIPTDLGYPLQFERASGNAIMKPALFFNPAEQSVMIAGGVNEGDQFRFSLPPDFDVIDKVVESTRDSKRKEMPDADVLMVFSCVGRLGTFGPLISTEIEGLASTWGKPMIGFFSLGEFGKLDEGRCEFQGTTVSWVALKEK; translated from the coding sequence ATGAAAGCAAAAACCATCAACGGAAGAACCCCTAATGAAATTCAAAAGGAATTAGATGAATGCAAAAGCCAAGGTTTCATTCCAACCTTAGCCATTATCATTCTAACCAACAAAATGGATGCTGAAGAGCTCCGTTCCATTTTTGGGAAACAAGGGGTTGAGATCTTCGGAATTACCTCTCCGGAGAAATTTTCTGAAGATGGAATTACAGAAGCGGATATCCTTGTCATGCTATTGGATATTAAACCTGACCATTTTAAAATAGTATTGAACGATTACGGGGGATCGACTGCCTATCAAGCCGGGTATAATGCAGGCACATCTGGAAAAAACGCTTTTGCTAATCCCGGCTTCATCATTTCACCATTGGATTTCAGAGTTTCCAACGATGAACTGATCAGAGGATTGACGGATGCGGCAGGCCATGATACCCTGATCGCAGGTGGTGGAAGCGGTGATCCGGCTGATTTTTCAGGGGTCGTTTTTACCAATGATGCATCAAGTATAGGTGGTTTGCTAGCTCTCATTATTGATCAGGACAAGGTTGCAATAAGCGGTCTGGCAGTTTCAGGCTGGAAACCTGTAGGAACAACCAAAAAAATCACGAAAAGTGAAGGCTCCTGGGCTTTCACTATTGATCATGAACCTGCGATGCATGTCATTCAAAGATTCTTAGGGAAAGATATAGTTAGAGCGAATGCTGAAGGAAGTGGATTTATTCCAACAGATCTAGGTTATCCTCTACAGTTCGAGAGGGCATCAGGAAATGCTATTATGAAGCCCGCGCTGTTTTTTAATCCTGCCGAACAATCCGTCATGATAGCAGGTGGTGTAAATGAAGGAGATCAATTCCGGTTTTCCCTTCCACCGGATTTTGATGTGATTGACAAAGTGGTGGAAAGCACCAGGGATAGTAAAAGAAAAGAGATGCCGGATGCCGATGTATTGATGGTTTTTTCCTGTGTAGGAAGGTTAGGGACTTTCGGACCTTTGATTTCCACAGAGATAGAAGGACTGGCATCTACCTGGGGAAAGCCTATGATCGGCTTTTTTTCACTGGGTGAATTTGGGAAATTGGATGAAGGCCGCTGCGAATTTCAGGGTACAACTGTAAGCTGGGTAGCATTGAAAGAGAAGTAG
- a CDS encoding FIST signal transduction protein — translation MKAKSIKGRSSDEIKAALNECIEDNYKPTLAFVFLSVSQDRKTICDYLDQAGIAIFGSTTNGEFIDEETEGGAAAILLLDMKKEYFKIYSAEFQHNNYRNTSKSIAEKAQKEFGKVAFLMAVSNAATDGEEVLLGLQEIAGEQVNAFGGAAGDDLAFSKTWAFTNGWESDHGMVCLALDEEKVSVSGIATCGWKAMGTEKTVTKSEGNHVFTIDNEPALDITTKYGGLENITPENKDVLLELAANFPLQLQREKGDPVMRPGLVVDWSDHSFYTSGSVPQGSKIRFSLPPDWDVMEKVVKGVQNLKDTEMPEADALVVFSCAGRVLSFGPMMNAEIEGVKKVWNVPMIGMFSYAELGRMAGGNLEMHNLTTCCVALKEK, via the coding sequence ATGAAAGCAAAATCAATCAAAGGAAGATCTTCTGATGAAATTAAAGCAGCGCTCAATGAATGTATAGAGGATAATTATAAGCCCACACTGGCATTCGTTTTCCTGTCTGTTTCTCAAGACCGTAAGACAATTTGTGACTACCTCGACCAAGCGGGAATAGCTATTTTTGGCTCAACTACCAATGGTGAGTTTATTGATGAGGAAACTGAAGGAGGTGCTGCGGCCATTCTTTTGCTGGATATGAAAAAAGAATATTTCAAAATTTATTCAGCTGAATTTCAGCATAATAACTATCGGAACACCTCTAAATCCATTGCCGAAAAAGCTCAAAAGGAATTTGGAAAAGTTGCTTTCCTCATGGCGGTGAGTAATGCGGCAACTGATGGCGAAGAAGTGTTGCTGGGCCTTCAGGAAATCGCAGGTGAACAAGTCAATGCATTTGGTGGAGCTGCCGGTGATGATTTGGCCTTTAGTAAAACCTGGGCTTTTACAAACGGATGGGAAAGTGATCATGGGATGGTTTGTTTAGCTTTAGATGAAGAAAAAGTATCAGTCAGCGGGATTGCCACCTGTGGCTGGAAAGCCATGGGAACGGAAAAAACGGTTACCAAAAGCGAAGGTAACCATGTGTTCACCATCGATAACGAACCAGCACTCGATATCACTACCAAATATGGAGGGCTTGAAAATATCACTCCAGAAAACAAAGATGTATTGTTGGAGCTGGCTGCCAATTTCCCCCTGCAATTGCAACGTGAAAAAGGTGATCCAGTCATGCGCCCCGGTCTGGTTGTGGATTGGTCTGACCATTCATTTTATACAAGTGGGTCTGTTCCACAAGGCTCCAAAATAAGATTTTCCTTACCGCCGGACTGGGATGTGATGGAGAAGGTCGTGAAAGGTGTTCAAAATCTGAAAGACACTGAAATGCCGGAAGCCGATGCCTTGGTGGTATTCAGTTGTGCTGGCAGAGTACTTTCCTTTGGACCCATGATGAATGCTGAGATTGAAGGGGTTAAGAAAGTTTGGAATGTTCCTATGATTGGTATGTTTTCCTATGCAGAATTGGGAAGAATGGCAGGAGGAAACTTGGAAATGCACAACCTAACTACCTGTTGTGTGGCATTAAAAGAAAAATAA
- a CDS encoding sensor histidine kinase, which yields MNKHLQQILDTLLQLDAISDEQKSSLTKSLKDADKELTILEFKLDRTEKVKRTTAILLEETIEELELKRKAIEESNSALEKSLEELKSTQAQLIQSEKMASLGQLTAGIAHEIQNPLNFVNNFSEVNRELIAELIEEIEKGDLEEVKLIATDIEANEHKINLHGKRADAIVKGMLEHSRTNKGEKAPTDLNALAEEFIRLTYQSFLAKEPEFICELKTELDPNLPQISVIPQDIGKVLLNLLNNAFYACAERSRSTVQEKAESEIRNSDYKPIVTVSSIYSPLSGEQGQSRDIRRGVIEISVQDNGPGIPDTIKEKIFQPFFTTKPTGSGTGLGLSLSYDIVKAHGGELLVNTKEGEGSSFIIQLNKNVKNGI from the coding sequence ATGAACAAACATCTCCAGCAAATTCTCGACACCCTTCTTCAGCTTGATGCCATCTCTGATGAGCAAAAATCTTCATTAACTAAATCCCTGAAGGATGCAGATAAAGAACTGACCATTTTGGAATTCAAACTAGATCGAACTGAAAAAGTAAAACGAACCACCGCAATTCTACTTGAGGAGACTATAGAAGAACTGGAGCTGAAAAGAAAGGCTATAGAAGAATCCAACTCAGCGCTAGAAAAATCATTGGAAGAACTCAAATCCACCCAAGCCCAACTGATCCAATCAGAGAAGATGGCTTCCCTCGGCCAACTCACTGCTGGAATTGCCCATGAAATACAGAACCCACTGAATTTTGTGAATAACTTCTCTGAGGTAAATAGAGAATTGATTGCAGAACTTATAGAAGAAATCGAAAAAGGAGATTTAGAAGAAGTCAAATTAATTGCCACGGACATAGAGGCAAACGAGCATAAAATCAACCTACATGGCAAGCGAGCTGATGCCATCGTCAAAGGAATGCTGGAGCATAGCCGAACCAATAAGGGAGAAAAAGCTCCCACCGACTTGAATGCTTTGGCAGAGGAGTTTATTCGACTGACTTACCAATCTTTTTTGGCCAAGGAACCAGAATTTATTTGCGAGTTAAAAACAGAACTCGACCCCAATCTTCCGCAGATTTCAGTTATTCCTCAGGATATCGGAAAAGTATTACTCAATCTTTTGAATAATGCTTTCTATGCCTGTGCTGAGCGAAGTCGAAGTACAGTTCAAGAAAAAGCGGAATCAGAAATCAGAAATTCCGATTATAAACCAATCGTAACTGTGAGCAGCATCTACTCCCCACTATCAGGGGAACAGGGCCAGTCTCGAGATATCCGGAGGGGGGTAATCGAGATTTCTGTCCAAGACAACGGCCCCGGCATACCAGACACCATCAAAGAAAAAATCTTCCAACCTTTCTTTACCACCAAACCTACTGGTTCGGGGACTGGATTAGGTTTGTCTTTGAGCTATGATATTGTGAAGGCACATGGAGGAGAACTACTTGTAAATACAAAAGAAGGAGAAGGTTCGAGCTTTATCATTCAACTAAACAAAAATGTAAAGAATGGGATCTGA
- a CDS encoding ATP-binding protein — MGSEKEQLLEKNYDRIVNVGYCLTPYENLRDIIHPDAVVFGTAKDEQLFTFEQIDKLFKAQYIQMSQLDSKIERKRITTHFSLDGNHAIIIELVNMNMASEDVTIHLELRTSCSMEFINGTWVLTHWHASTAANTENDPWHLEEWRRERETLQNLVDQQTEELLLKNRELKIESALERVRAQSLAMHHSSELSSVVDTLLQEFTNLEFTLTFCIINLIDEEDMSNTVWAANPETGKDPESYYMKFEDYPFHHAMWDAWKAQKKRFVYTIEGEEKKIYDEYLYSKTEFSRFPKHVQDANKALERYVAGFTFFKYSGLQTVSENYISEQDLDILERFGKVFEQAFTRFLDLQKAEAQTRESEIQLALERVRSRSMSMHSSSEIGDTALVVFQELNKLGIDSVRGGIALIDTEKDQAELWLVAEKDGKSETKILGSAKGGQHYFYRNYIAAARNGEDYFFAEMVGKELKKYYKIASTSLNVPTPEEFPEREFYYGFFFAEGSVNVISRRKLLQSELSIGLRFAKVFGLVYRRFLDLQKAEAQARESEIQLALERVRARTMAMQESKELAEASSLLFQQLHDLGVNTYSSGFTIWDEEKDELISWMCNADGSMNPPFIMPIAENEWHQSQFESWKRGEHFLVKDLSGDELQAYFKYLQSFPMLSQAFQKSIDAGYPMPKRQIHHVANFASGNLLLITLEPLPEAHGLFRRFAKVFEQTYTRFLDLQKAEEQAKEARIEAALERVRSRTMGMQRAEELGEVALVLFDELKSLVDNLWTCGFVLCEKDRREDEWWLSLDNGLIKPFYISNEGDYAHENLYEGWEKGVPYRTVTLEGEKLKEHYDWLMEIPITKQIFQDMEASGIARPKWQRLHAAYFKTGYLVMITEVPCEEEEIFKRFAQAFDLTYTRFLDLTKAETQAKEAKLELSLERIRAQVTAMRFSDELFDIMVSMRREFVLLGHEADYFWHMKWTPDSYEMSMTSEDGERIGMIISVPKFVHDEIPRLAAWEKSDSSIIALDLNGQEAWDYIDKMNTYGKYEQADPHAPTKEDIMALGGLTFVIARTTHGEIGFSLAGQVPNPPEESLTTLVRFANVFDLAYRRFEDLLISEKQTRKAKIELALERVRARAMAMQEPEELVEVANVMREEMGLLGVEELETSSIYINKNSQGDAECWYSLKDIRDGKKTYVADHFNLNYNDTWVGQQMLSFYQSEQQDTSIVMKGANRIEWINYCSEQSPAIQGYYGKTIPERTYHLTKFSNGAIGAATPGEISSESWDLLRRAALVFSLAYSRFKDLSQAKEDLKRLKKAKARAEKALKELKSTQQQLVQQEKLASLGQLTAGIAHEIKNPLNFVNNFSDLSRELIEEVFEELENLDDSDSKEEIIAILNDVKSNLFKVHEHGTRADSIVKSMLQHSRASDGKREDKAFNAMVREFVNLSFHGMRAGKAPINVDIEFKLDPEVGEVSLISEDFSRVILNLCNNGFDAMREKLKTVGTNDYLPKLTVTTSLLKDKIHFSISDNGPGIPKEIKDKILQPFFTTKKGTEGTGLGLSITHDIIKAHGGELHLETNEQVGSEFIIHLPLKK; from the coding sequence ATGGGATCTGAGAAGGAACAGCTACTTGAAAAAAATTACGATCGTATCGTCAATGTAGGCTATTGCTTAACTCCTTATGAGAACTTACGTGACATCATTCACCCTGATGCAGTAGTTTTTGGTACTGCAAAGGATGAGCAACTTTTTACTTTTGAACAAATAGACAAGCTATTTAAAGCCCAATATATTCAAATGAGTCAGCTTGACTCGAAAATTGAGAGAAAGCGGATCACCACACACTTTTCTCTAGATGGCAACCATGCCATCATCATTGAGCTGGTAAATATGAATATGGCATCAGAGGATGTGACAATTCACCTTGAGCTAAGAACCAGTTGCTCAATGGAATTTATCAATGGAACATGGGTATTAACACATTGGCATGCTTCTACTGCCGCTAATACAGAAAATGATCCTTGGCACTTAGAAGAATGGCGCAGAGAGCGAGAAACACTCCAGAACCTTGTGGATCAACAGACAGAAGAATTATTGTTGAAAAACAGAGAGCTGAAAATCGAAAGTGCTCTGGAACGGGTGAGAGCCCAAAGTCTGGCTATGCATCATTCCTCCGAATTATCCTCTGTTGTGGACACGCTTCTTCAAGAGTTTACCAATCTGGAATTCACACTTACGTTTTGTATCATCAACCTTATTGATGAGGAAGATATGAGTAACACAGTTTGGGCTGCCAATCCGGAAACAGGAAAAGACCCGGAGTCCTATTACATGAAATTTGAAGATTATCCATTTCATCATGCGATGTGGGATGCTTGGAAGGCTCAGAAAAAGCGATTTGTTTACACCATAGAAGGAGAAGAGAAAAAAATCTATGATGAATATCTCTACTCAAAGACAGAGTTCAGCCGTTTTCCAAAGCATGTCCAAGATGCCAATAAAGCCCTTGAACGTTATGTAGCCGGCTTTACATTTTTTAAATATAGTGGCCTTCAAACAGTCAGTGAAAATTATATTTCCGAGCAGGATTTAGATATTCTTGAGCGATTCGGTAAGGTTTTCGAGCAGGCCTTCACCCGTTTTCTAGATCTCCAAAAAGCTGAGGCACAAACTAGAGAATCAGAAATCCAACTGGCTTTGGAGCGAGTAAGATCCAGATCCATGAGCATGCATTCCAGCTCCGAAATTGGGGATACTGCACTAGTTGTATTTCAGGAGCTAAATAAATTGGGAATTGATTCTGTGCGCGGAGGAATTGCCTTAATAGATACTGAAAAGGATCAAGCAGAACTTTGGCTAGTGGCTGAAAAAGATGGAAAATCTGAAACCAAAATTTTGGGATCGGCGAAGGGAGGACAACATTATTTTTACAGAAATTATATAGCGGCAGCCAGAAATGGCGAAGACTACTTTTTTGCTGAAATGGTCGGCAAAGAGCTAAAGAAATATTACAAAATTGCCTCTACTAGTTTAAATGTACCCACCCCAGAAGAATTTCCTGAACGAGAATTTTATTATGGTTTCTTTTTTGCCGAAGGTTCCGTTAATGTCATTTCTAGGAGAAAGCTTTTGCAAAGTGAATTGAGCATAGGACTTCGATTTGCAAAGGTTTTTGGCTTGGTCTACCGCCGCTTCCTCGATCTCCAAAAAGCAGAAGCACAAGCTAGGGAATCAGAAATCCAACTTGCTTTGGAGCGGGTAAGGGCACGTACGATGGCGATGCAAGAGAGCAAAGAACTTGCGGAAGCATCTTCTTTACTTTTTCAGCAATTGCATGATTTAGGAGTGAACACCTACAGCAGTGGATTCACTATTTGGGATGAGGAGAAGGATGAGTTGATTTCTTGGATGTGCAATGCTGATGGTTCCATGAATCCTCCATTCATCATGCCTATTGCTGAAAATGAATGGCATCAATCCCAATTTGAATCATGGAAAAGAGGAGAGCATTTTTTGGTCAAAGACTTATCAGGGGATGAGTTGCAAGCCTATTTCAAATATTTGCAATCCTTTCCTATGCTTAGCCAAGCATTTCAAAAATCAATAGACGCAGGATATCCTATGCCAAAAAGGCAAATACATCACGTGGCTAATTTTGCATCTGGTAATCTATTACTTATCACACTAGAACCTCTGCCTGAAGCGCATGGTTTATTCCGACGTTTTGCGAAGGTTTTCGAACAAACCTATACCAGATTCCTTGACCTTCAAAAAGCAGAGGAACAAGCAAAAGAAGCTCGTATTGAGGCTGCTCTGGAAAGAGTTAGATCTAGGACCATGGGAATGCAAAGAGCTGAGGAATTGGGAGAGGTTGCCCTCGTATTGTTTGACGAGTTAAAATCCCTCGTTGATAATCTTTGGACTTGTGGTTTTGTGCTTTGTGAAAAGGATCGCAGAGAGGACGAATGGTGGCTAAGTTTGGATAATGGATTAATCAAACCGTTTTACATTTCCAATGAAGGAGACTATGCTCATGAAAATCTCTACGAAGGATGGGAAAAGGGAGTGCCTTACCGAACGGTGACCCTAGAAGGGGAAAAACTAAAGGAGCACTACGACTGGCTCATGGAAATTCCCATTACCAAGCAAATTTTTCAAGATATGGAGGCTTCTGGCATTGCAAGACCAAAATGGCAACGCTTGCATGCTGCCTATTTCAAGACTGGGTATTTGGTGATGATCACTGAAGTTCCTTGTGAGGAAGAGGAAATATTTAAGCGTTTTGCTCAGGCATTTGATCTTACCTACACCAGGTTTCTTGATCTCACCAAGGCGGAGACTCAAGCAAAAGAAGCAAAGCTGGAACTTAGTCTAGAACGGATCCGAGCTCAAGTGACTGCCATGAGGTTTTCAGATGAGCTTTTCGATATTATGGTTTCCATGCGAAGGGAATTTGTTCTCCTTGGACATGAGGCAGACTACTTCTGGCATATGAAATGGACTCCTGATAGCTATGAAATGTCGATGACCTCCGAGGATGGAGAGAGAATAGGCATGATCATTTCAGTCCCAAAGTTCGTCCACGATGAGATCCCTAGATTAGCAGCATGGGAGAAAAGTGATTCCTCCATCATAGCTTTAGACCTGAATGGGCAAGAAGCCTGGGATTATATCGATAAGATGAATACCTATGGCAAATATGAACAAGCAGATCCTCATGCGCCTACCAAAGAGGATATTATGGCTTTAGGGGGCCTGACCTTTGTCATAGCACGCACTACACACGGGGAAATTGGATTCAGCCTGGCAGGACAGGTTCCTAATCCTCCGGAAGAATCTTTAACTACATTGGTCCGCTTTGCCAATGTATTTGACCTGGCTTACAGACGTTTTGAGGATTTACTTATCTCAGAAAAGCAAACCAGAAAAGCAAAAATTGAACTGGCATTGGAGCGTGTCAGAGCGAGGGCTATGGCCATGCAAGAACCTGAGGAATTGGTAGAGGTGGCAAATGTAATGCGGGAGGAAATGGGCCTTCTAGGAGTAGAGGAATTAGAGACTAGTTCCATTTACATCAATAAAAATTCTCAGGGAGATGCGGAATGTTGGTATTCGCTTAAAGATATCCGCGATGGAAAAAAAACCTATGTAGCTGATCATTTTAATCTGAATTACAATGATACATGGGTAGGCCAACAGATGCTATCTTTTTACCAAAGTGAGCAACAGGATACTTCTATCGTCATGAAAGGAGCCAATCGCATAGAATGGATCAACTATTGTTCTGAACAGTCTCCTGCGATCCAAGGGTATTATGGGAAAACTATCCCCGAACGCACTTATCATTTGACCAAATTTTCGAATGGGGCAATTGGAGCCGCTACCCCGGGTGAAATTTCTAGCGAAAGTTGGGACTTATTGCGGAGAGCAGCATTGGTTTTCTCTTTAGCCTACTCCAGGTTCAAGGATCTTTCACAAGCCAAAGAGGATTTGAAGCGGTTGAAAAAAGCAAAAGCTCGAGCCGAGAAAGCCCTTAAAGAATTAAAATCCACTCAGCAGCAACTTGTTCAACAAGAGAAATTAGCCTCTCTGGGTCAACTGACAGCTGGAATAGCTCATGAGATCAAAAACCCACTCAACTTTGTCAATAATTTTTCAGATCTCAGTCGGGAACTGATTGAGGAGGTATTTGAAGAATTAGAAAATCTGGATGATTCGGATAGCAAAGAAGAAATCATTGCCATCCTGAATGATGTAAAAAGCAATCTCTTCAAAGTTCATGAACATGGTACTCGAGCAGATAGCATTGTCAAATCCATGCTGCAACACAGCCGGGCTTCTGACGGTAAGCGGGAGGACAAAGCCTTTAATGCAATGGTACGGGAGTTTGTGAACCTTTCCTTCCATGGAATGCGAGCAGGCAAAGCTCCTATCAATGTGGACATAGAATTCAAGTTGGATCCTGAAGTAGGCGAAGTATCGCTAATCAGTGAAGATTTTTCGAGAGTAATTCTGAACCTCTGCAATAATGGATTTGATGCTATGAGAGAAAAACTCAAAACCGTAGGAACGAATGATTATCTACCCAAACTTACGGTGACCACTAGTTTATTGAAAGACAAAATTCATTTCTCCATTTCAGACAATGGTCCCGGAATCCCAAAAGAAATAAAGGATAAAATTCTCCAGCCTTTTTTCACTACAAAAAAAGGAACCGAAGGCACTGGACTAGGACTCAGCATCACCCATGATATTATCAAAGCACATGGTGGAGAATTACACTTAGAAACAAATGAACAAGTTGGAAGTGAGTTTATTATTCATCTACCCCTTAAAAAATGA
- a CDS encoding DUF6090 family protein, whose translation MISFFRKIRQKLLSQNRVTRYLVYALGEILLVVIGILIALQINNWNESRKDGAYELEMLSEINRELLSEIEDKQSALNIFIMAERSLNELLNMRIDNEYPRDSLEQHLNNLGTVGLFFPYSDGAYEALKSGGVDKIQNEKLRNDLIRLYSYNFKLMSIYVNELARPDMLEKFELFYRVFPQQLTPGPDGVIIESLDYSTFEEVVHTDEFMELIEVGNDVVSSVKPRLQGILRQMNEVQRLVENEISK comes from the coding sequence ATGATCTCTTTCTTTCGAAAAATTCGCCAAAAACTGCTTTCACAAAACAGGGTAACGAGATACCTGGTTTATGCCTTGGGGGAAATTTTGCTAGTGGTGATTGGGATTCTGATAGCTTTACAGATCAATAACTGGAATGAAAGCCGGAAAGACGGTGCCTATGAATTGGAAATGCTTTCAGAGATCAACCGGGAACTCCTTAGCGAGATTGAGGATAAACAAAGCGCTCTGAATATTTTCATCATGGCAGAAAGAAGTCTAAATGAACTCCTGAATATGAGGATAGATAACGAATACCCCAGAGATTCCCTTGAGCAGCATCTCAATAATCTAGGTACTGTAGGGTTATTTTTTCCTTATTCAGATGGTGCTTATGAGGCTCTGAAATCAGGTGGTGTTGATAAGATCCAAAATGAAAAACTCAGAAACGACCTGATTCGATTATACAGCTACAATTTCAAACTGATGTCTATCTATGTAAATGAATTGGCACGGCCTGACATGTTAGAAAAGTTTGAACTTTTTTATCGGGTCTTTCCTCAGCAACTAACCCCCGGACCTGATGGCGTCATAATTGAATCCCTCGATTATTCAACCTTTGAAGAGGTGGTTCATACTGATGAGTTTATGGAATTGATAGAAGTTGGTAATGATGTAGTTTCATCTGTCAAACCCCGTTTACAGGGCATACTCAGGCAAATGAATGAGGTTCAAAGGCTAGTGGAAAACGAGATCTCGAAATAA
- a CDS encoding DUF6090 family protein, with translation MVKFLRYIRKSFLEQNKIRSYLLYALGEIILVVVGILIALQVNNWNQNRIANKERLELLNQLLWDFNVLISAIEEEKLASKNRLIYNKRLLNYAAGTEDIPTDSLQFLLQGIVSYSELVNFKTTLDQAKSSGKLSLIKSDSLFNALSALEYSFNGHSKIGESILRIMATNDYGDILVRSDLLKSVDQLDNLGYSISADMHPDLDLKTSGEAFFRNEETYKSLYQIHITNTINHLWLLSIESNVNNVLNFINKELKP, from the coding sequence ATGGTAAAATTCTTACGATATATCAGAAAGTCATTTTTGGAACAAAATAAAATACGCTCCTATCTCCTCTATGCTTTGGGTGAGATCATATTAGTGGTGGTTGGGATACTTATCGCATTACAGGTAAATAATTGGAACCAAAACCGTATTGCCAACAAAGAACGACTTGAGCTGCTTAATCAGCTTCTATGGGACTTTAATGTGCTGATATCAGCTATTGAGGAGGAAAAGTTGGCTTCTAAAAATCGACTCATCTACAATAAAAGACTACTCAATTATGCTGCTGGCACAGAAGATATTCCTACTGATTCATTACAATTTTTGCTACAAGGGATAGTCTCCTATTCCGAGCTTGTTAATTTCAAAACTACCCTTGATCAAGCCAAGTCCAGCGGGAAGCTCAGCCTTATCAAAAGCGACAGCCTGTTTAATGCCCTGAGTGCACTTGAATACAGCTTTAATGGGCACAGCAAAATAGGAGAGAGTATCCTTAGGATAATGGCGACCAACGATTATGGAGATATTTTAGTTAGGTCTGATCTGTTGAAATCAGTGGATCAGTTAGACAACCTTGGATATTCCATTTCAGCTGATATGCATCCCGACTTGGATCTTAAGACAAGCGGAGAAGCCTTTTTTAGGAATGAAGAAACTTACAAAAGCCTCTATCAGATACATATAACAAATACAATTAATCATCTATGGTTGCTGTCCATTGAAAGTAACGTAAATAATGTATTGAATTTTATAAATAAAGAGTTGAAGCCATAA